Genomic window (Geothermobacter hydrogeniphilus):
GGGCCGCAGGGAGGAGGGAATAAATGATCCGGAGTATGGGCTGTCTGTTGTTCGTGGCGTTGCTCCTTGCGGGGTGTGGGACAAAGATTGCGAACGATTTCAGGAATGAGATGAGAAGGCAAAGGGCGCTTCGGGGTGAGTGCCGGTTTGTCTACTCTGGCCGTCAGAACCCGAATGTTGTCTGCCCGGAAGACCCGGAATGGGAAAACGCACAAGACGAACGTGCCGAGGCAATTGTCCTGGAAAAATGGGCGCTGACCGTTCTCCAAAACACCTTCTACGCTCAGCAAGGGGTGGATCAGCGTCTCGCGGGAATGAGCCCAGTCGCAAAAGCCCGAGTCCTGTATGAGCAATACCTGCATGGCTATCGGGGGACCACCGCCAGGAAGATCATCCCGGCCTTCCACGTTCTGCCAGAGACCGTCTTTTGTTTTTACGCTCCCGAGCGACCCTTTAACCATAAAGGCTGGTTTTGTGCCCCCGTCCGCAAAGAATGGGGTGAGCCATAGGAGGGTGTGGTGAAAAAGCTCTTTCTCTTTCTGTCCTTTCTTTTTCTTCCCGCGCAAGCCTTGGCGATTGACGGGGAATTCTACACCTACGGCGGTTTCGACGCCGTGGTGGCGGGGTTCCAGCGGATCGCGCTGATCTTTTCCGACAACGCCTACCAGACGCTCTTCTATTCTGTCATTGTCCTTGGCATCCTGCTTGGTTCCGTCAACCTGGTGATGCGGGTTGCGACCGGGGCAAGGCTGTCGCCGGTAGGCTGGCTGGTGCCTGTCTTTGTCGGGATTCTTCTCTATCTCGGCATGGTGGTTCCCACCGGAACGATGCACATCTATTCCCAGTTGACCAACCGCTACACCCCGGTTGCGGGCGTCCCGGACGGGGTGATCGCCGTGGCCCATGTTCTGAACAGCATCGAGAGAGGTCTGATCGAAATCATCGAAACATCTTCCGACCCGAAAAGCTATCCGAACCAGGCTGGCGGGACCGGCTACATGGGACTTCTGGAAATGGTGTCCACGGAATTTTCCATCCCGGACACGTACCTGAACCAGAATCTTGACGACTACATCGACAAATGCGTCGCCTATGAGGTCGATACGCCCGGTTCAACCCTGACGGTCGAAGAGTTGCGGCGCGGTACGACCGACTTCCGCACTGCTCTCGGCAAGGCCAACAACCCAGCCCTGACGACGGTTGTCTACAGTGCGGCCAACCCGCAGGGAAGTGTGGCGACCTGCGCCGACGCATGGAGCACCACCATTCTGCCCGGCCTGAACAACGCGACGACCTTTGACGCGGCTATCGACGAGATCTGTGCGAAAACGGGCTACGATCCGGCAACCCCCGCATCGAGGCAGAAGTGCCAGACCGCGATTCAGGATGTTCTGGACGATCTGGGGGTAATCTCGACAACGACCGACTTTGCCCGCCAGGCGCTGCTGGCCAAACGGCTGCATGAGGTTTTTCGGAGCGGGAACACGGCGGCTCTGACCAATTACAAGTTCATGGTGAACGCCAAGGGCACGATGGTGGCCATGAACGAATGGCTGCCGATTATGAAGGGAGTTCTGACAGCCATTGCGCTCAGCATGGTGCCGATTCTGGCGCTGTTTCTACCGACCCCGCTCATCGGCAAGGCCCTCAGTGTCTTTCTCGGGATGATGATCTGGCTGGTCACCTGGGGCGTGATCGACGCGATGCTGCACAGCTTCGCAATGGATTTAGCCGGAAGGTTCCTGCTGGAGATCCGCAACCTGGCGACAACGCCGGGGGCTATGGGCATGGACCCTTTCCTGTTCGCACCGGACGAACTGACAAAGGTTCTCGGCATGTTCGGGATGATCCGTTCGTCCGGCCTGATGCTATCGACGGTTATGACTGCGGTTCTGGTCAAGTTCGGCGGACATGCTCTGGCGTCGATGGCCGGGAATCTCATGGGCCAGGTCCAGGGAGTTGGTCTGCAGGCGGCCAGGCTCACGGAAGACCCGAGCGGAAGGGCGGCGGCGCTCAACGCCAACTTGGCGGCCATGCCGACCCAGACTATCGCCAACGCGCCCCGTGGCTACGAAATGATGATGCACGGTTCGATGGTGAACCAGATGTCCAATGTCGCCTCTGGGCAGGCGCACGCTGCCAAGGTCGCTTATCAGCAGCAGGCTGGCGGTGTCGGCGGCGGCAGCGCCTGGGGGGCTACCGGCGCGGGGATGGAACTCCTGACCCGCTCCATGAAGACCGGGAAGGTTGTCGGGGATGACGGCAAAGCGACCAACTACAGCGTCGGGGACGGTGTAGGCATGGAGGGGTCGCAGACGACTCTCGCAAGTGGCTGGACCCAGAAAAGCAGCGTCCGAAGAGAAGATGGAGATGTTGCCGGTGGAACGGTAACCCAGGTCAGTGCATCGGGTACGATTACCGAGACGGCCAATGCCCAGGGCGAAACAACGACGCACATCCAGGCTGCCGGATTTTCCAATTCTTTCGGTCTGGCTTACCAGGAAGTCGGTATAGAGAAGGGCGCACATACGTTGTCCACGGGTGAAAACTGGAATCACATGATGCAGGAGGTGGACAAGGATTCCATCATCAGCGGTGAGGCGCGGGCGTTCAAGACGGCGCTTTCGGACAGGGTGACGAGTTCTGTCCGGCAGCAAATGTCGGACGGGTCCGCTTATCAGTCTGTTTCTAGCGAAACTAAAGAGAAACTTCTCCAGGCTGGAACCCAGGTCGGACTTAGTGGGGGGAAGCTGCTGCAGGCCCTTACTCTTGGGATGGTTACCATTCAAGGGAGTATCGGAGGTTCTGCACGTCTTACTACTAAAGACGGCGAAACCGCCACAATCAGCATGAGCCAGGAAGAGGTTAAAGCACTCAACCACGAAATTGCGACGATGCGCGAAGAAGCTCTGACGCAGACCATGCAGACTTCCGCCGGTCGGGACTATGCCGCTTCCACGTCCGCTGCCGACAATGCTTCGGAGGGTTTCTCGTATCTGCGTGAGGTGGCGACCCGGAATACGACTTCAACAGCTTTCACCACGGATCTTATGACCGGGTACGTAGACGACCGGGCCAAGGAGATGATGGCCGACGAGCCCGGCCGGTATCAGGATCTTAATGCGGCTCGCCGCGCTGTTCTGGACGACATGAATCGGCAGAGGCTTGGTACGGGGGTGGAGCAGGACGCTCTAAACCGTGACATCAACGCCTGGACGATGAGACACTATGACGATTATCTGGACACCTCTACGACCGGGAATAGTGTGATGCGGGATATTGCTCACACCAGAAATCGGGTAGATGCCGGAGTCCGGGAACATCGTGCAGCCGGGGAAGCTGCTGCGGGCCGGGCGAAAGAGGCTGTGGCCGATAACACTTTTGAAGATCCGCGGCCTGGAAAGATTGGTCCGCCGGATGTGCCGGGGGTTGTGGGGGCAAGAGAAACCCGAAAGCAGGCTGTTCAGGACGTAAAGAATGAGATTCCAGGGGTAGAAAAGAAGCACGAGCAAAAGAACGGCTGGAAGGAAGATGATGACGTAGCCCCTTGATGAGGGGGTTGCATCGTTTGTAAGTCTAGTCGTCGTCGCCACTCCAGGTAAGTCCACCTATATTGTGAAGGCCGTCTGCCGAGATAGCCTCGCCCAATGACCAGGGAATGATAGTTGCGTCTTCTTGGGGCAATTCGTCGCCCAAAGAAAGAAACTCAGACGATTCATCTGCTATGTCATCATGGGAGAGGTCATGCCGGTTCGCCCACTCCTGGTCAACGACATCCTGTATCCTGTTGTTGATTTTCTTCAGAAAGTTCAGGATCGACATGGTTCCCTCCTCCTCTCTTGTCGGTCGTTTCCCTGACTGACATTAACTTTCTCTTTTGCAAGATAGATGTGAGCTTGTCGTTTGTCAAACTGCTGAACTGATGGTTCTATTTTGTCATATTGGAGGGCTCATAATAAATACCGTGTTTCTTTGCGAAGTGTCTGATTTTTTTATAAAAATTGATATATGACTCTTTTAGCTTTGAATTGTCCTCTTTGGGGGACCTAGCTTGCCAATTAATTACAACGGCGTACCATCCAGGTATTTCTTCTGTCAAGGTTGCTAGTCTTTCTTCTTCAAGTTGTTTAATAAATTCCCTATATTTTGATTGTCGTTTGTTGTCTTCTGAAGGTTTAGAGAAGAAAGCTATTCCTAGAATGCTTCTGAAATTCCAGCTGTCTCTGGTTTCTTCTTGACGTGAAGTTTCTCGTATTGTTATTTTTGAAAGCCAATATAGATCTTTTAATATTCCGTTTACAGAGTATTCAATATATCTTTGAACTTTAAGTTCTATTCCGACATATTTATCAGCTGTAAAATTTAGTGGTCGGTATACAAGGTCAAGTTGTTTTGTTTTTTTTGTTTTTCCATTTAACTTGTAGCGATCTTCCCAATAAAATTCATGATTTTTATCTTGACTATTAATGTGTCTTATTAGTTCAAATTGAATCCACTTCTCCCAACCGCTTCTTTCTTCATTAGCCAGAAACTTCAAAAATGAGTGATAGTGTTGCCCTTTGTCGCCAAGCATAGACAGAAAAGAGATTAT
Coding sequences:
- a CDS encoding conjugal transfer protein TraG N-terminal domain-containing protein — encoded protein: MKKLFLFLSFLFLPAQALAIDGEFYTYGGFDAVVAGFQRIALIFSDNAYQTLFYSVIVLGILLGSVNLVMRVATGARLSPVGWLVPVFVGILLYLGMVVPTGTMHIYSQLTNRYTPVAGVPDGVIAVAHVLNSIERGLIEIIETSSDPKSYPNQAGGTGYMGLLEMVSTEFSIPDTYLNQNLDDYIDKCVAYEVDTPGSTLTVEELRRGTTDFRTALGKANNPALTTVVYSAANPQGSVATCADAWSTTILPGLNNATTFDAAIDEICAKTGYDPATPASRQKCQTAIQDVLDDLGVISTTTDFARQALLAKRLHEVFRSGNTAALTNYKFMVNAKGTMVAMNEWLPIMKGVLTAIALSMVPILALFLPTPLIGKALSVFLGMMIWLVTWGVIDAMLHSFAMDLAGRFLLEIRNLATTPGAMGMDPFLFAPDELTKVLGMFGMIRSSGLMLSTVMTAVLVKFGGHALASMAGNLMGQVQGVGLQAARLTEDPSGRAAALNANLAAMPTQTIANAPRGYEMMMHGSMVNQMSNVASGQAHAAKVAYQQQAGGVGGGSAWGATGAGMELLTRSMKTGKVVGDDGKATNYSVGDGVGMEGSQTTLASGWTQKSSVRREDGDVAGGTVTQVSASGTITETANAQGETTTHIQAAGFSNSFGLAYQEVGIEKGAHTLSTGENWNHMMQEVDKDSIISGEARAFKTALSDRVTSSVRQQMSDGSAYQSVSSETKEKLLQAGTQVGLSGGKLLQALTLGMVTIQGSIGGSARLTTKDGETATISMSQEEVKALNHEIATMREEALTQTMQTSAGRDYAASTSAADNASEGFSYLREVATRNTTSTAFTTDLMTGYVDDRAKEMMADEPGRYQDLNAARRAVLDDMNRQRLGTGVEQDALNRDINAWTMRHYDDYLDTSTTGNSVMRDIAHTRNRVDAGVREHRAAGEAAAGRAKEAVADNTFEDPRPGKIGPPDVPGVVGARETRKQAVQDVKNEIPGVEKKHEQKNGWKEDDDVAP